The genomic window CTGTTGGATATCTACCAGGAGCGCGGCTTTAACCGCAAACGCGCTGACCTGCTGGATGAAGTGCTGGAGCGCGGCCCCATGTTCCTGCGCGGCGTTGCCCTGGAGCGCTTGTGCCTGACATACCTGGATGGCGATGACCTGGACAGCGCCCGCGCGGCTTTTGTGCGCGCCCAGCAGGCGCTGCCGGATTCACCAACGCTGGCGTATATAGAGGCCATGCTACTGCTGCATGAAGGCCATGAAGAGGAAGCCAAGGCTCGCGCGGATTTCTGGTATCGGCGTCTGGTACGCAAGGGAGAACTGGACGAAGATCAGCTGGATTTTCTGGCCGCGCTGGCGGAAAACCCAGGGGCGACCCTGGCGGATCAGCTGCTCAGTGCCGAAGACGATCTGGCGACGCCGCTGGTGGCCCTGCAGTCGCTGCTGGCGGCGTTGACGACCGCGCCCAAGCTGGATATTCGTGCGCGGGGGGAGCGTCTTGATTATCACGTCAGTGCCCGTGAGGCGACCCTGTTTGCAACCTGGCACGCTGAGTTCCAGGTCATGGTCGATACCGATATTGCCTTAGGCTTTGTTGACGACCCTTGGGATAACGCCGTGGGTTGGATGTCAGCGCTATGTGCCCATCCGGAGTGGCTGGATTCACCCCAAGTGGTGCAGGATCTGGCCCTTGCCCTGACCAGCCGCTTTGGCAGCTTGCCGTGGATGGCGCCCAGCCTACTGGAGCCGCTGGCGCTGCGTCTCGATCGCTGGCTGGATCAGGCGCGCGCCGCCGGTGATGGCAACCTGTGCTGGGACGATGCGGATAACGCTATTTTGCTGCGCACCGGCCTGGCGCTGGTGGTGGGGATGGAGCGTGGTGCACGCCAGCACTCGCGTCAACTGGCAGAAAAGATGCTGCTGGTGAACCGCGAAGACAGCCTTGGGTTGCTGGAACTGGTGCTCGACCAGCTGCTGCGCGATGACCGCAACGCTGATGCCCTGAAGCTGCTGGAAGAGCACCGTGACGATGGCTCCATGGCGCTGAATATTCTGTTTGGACGCGCTCTGGCCCACTTCCGCCTGGAACATTACCAAGAGGCGGCCAGCATATTGGAAGACATCCAACGCTATAATCGCCACGCCATTGAGCTGTTGGGGGCCGATAACCCGCGCCCGATGAAACCTAGCTGGGATGGCAATATTGACCCCGGTACCCGTGGCGAAGCCTGGCAATATCGCACCCTGATGCGTGACCAATGGCGCGCCACACCGGGTGCGCTGGCGTGGCTGTCATCATATCGTTAAGTGCTTACAACCTTAGGGGCTGGAACCAGCTGCTTGTCACGGCTGACCCAGATGGCCAAAGCAACGGCGGGTAACCCAAGCAGTGCTGCCGCCACAAAAAAGCTGGCATAGCCCTGTGAGGTCACCATGATGCCGCCAAAGCCACTGATGAACTTGCCTGGCAGCGTCATCAGTGATGAAAACAGCGCGTACTGCGTCGCGGTGTAGGCTCTTGATGTCAGGCTTGATAAAAACGCGATAAAGACCGCGCTGGCCAAACCGTTGGCCAGGTTATCGCCGACAATCGTCACAACCAACATGGGGAGTTGGTTGCCTATCATTGCCAGTAGGGCAAACAGCAGGTTGGTCAGCATGACCATAACAGCCCCCAGAATCAGCAGCGGCCCAATACCGTAGCGGGCTACCAGAAGCCCGCCCAGAATGCCGCCGGTCACGCTCATGGCAATGCCAAAAATATTGGTAACGTTAGCGATGGTGGCCAGGGAAAAGCCCAGATCGATATACAGAGGATTGGCCATGGAAGCCATGGCCAGATCGCTGATCCGGAAGACGCCGATAAACACCAGCACCCAGAGTGCCTTCATACCATAGCGGCGGAAGAAATCGCTGAACGGGCAGATGATCGCACCAATGCTCCAGGCGCCCAGGCGCCGTAGCCAGCGAGGCTTGCCGCGGCTGGCGCGTAAAAAGGCACGGACTTTGGGTTCGTGGGCAAGTTGAATGGTCAATGAATTGCGCGCTGGTTCAGGGCGCAGCAGCACCGTAATGACCCCTACACCGACTAACGCCGCCATGCACAGATAGGCGATATTCCATGAGGTAGCGGCGGCCACAAACAGTGCCCCGGCGCCCGCGGCCATCAAGCCGCCCCGGTAACCAATAATATAGGTAGACGCCATGGCCGCCTGGATATCGTCATCGGCAGATTCGATCCGAAACGCATCAATGGCAATATCCTGGGTGGCGGAACCAAAGGCGACCAGCAGCGCGAAGACCGCGACCCAAACCAGATTTCCCTGAGGTTCCAGACTGGCAAGCCCTACCAGCCCGGCGACCATCATGGCCTGGGCCAACAGCATCCAGCCGCGCCGCTGGCCAAAGCTGCGCGTAAGTACCGGCAGGGCTAAGCGGTCGACAATCGGCGCCCAGAAAAACTTGATCGAATAGAGCATGCCTACCCAGGCAAAGAAACCAATCGCCGCGACTTCAACGCCATCGCTGCGTAGCCAGGCAGAAAGGGTGGAAAATACCAGCAGAAAGGGCAGACCGGCAGAAAACCCCAGAAACAGCATGGTAATAACCGGCGCATGCCAGTACACAGCAAAGGCGTCCCGCCAGCTGCGTTGCGGCGTTGGGGTGGGCATAGGGTGTAGCTCCAGAAAGACGACAATCAAGGGCGGGTGATACACTACGCCCGATGTTTTAAAGCCAATAGCTTACCGGAGAGGAGTTTTCCATGTCGATTGCCGCGCATCAGGTTGTCACCCTGCATTACGTGCTTAGTGATGTTCAGCATGACGGAGAAAAGCAGGTGTTGGATGATTCCGAGGCTCGTCAGCAGCCGCTGGAATATTTGCATGGCCACAATAATATCGTGCCTGGCCTGGAGCAGGCGCTGGAAGGGCAGACAGCCGGTAGCGAGTTGAGCGTTACCTTGATGCCAGCAGATGCCTATGGCATTCGCAATGAAGCCCTGGTGCAGGAGGTTAGCCGCAACTCCTTTGGCAACGCGGAGCTTGAAATTGGCAGCCGTTTTCAGACCGAAGGCGAAGCCGGGCCGCAGATTGTCACTGTGGTAGCCCTTGAGGGTGATCAGGTAACGGTGGATACCAACCACCCGCTGGCGGGCAGAACTTTGCGCTACAAGGTCAAAATTCTTGATGTGCGTGATGCAACCCGCGCTGAGCTGGCCAAGGGGCATCCGCTGCCGCCGGGAACCGATCACAGCAAGGTGGAAGACCGCAAAGTGCTTTGAAAAACTGATGTACGTCAAAAATAGCGCCGCTAAGCGTGGCCCTACAGCGTAAAATTGATCCATGTCAGTTTATGTTGTGCCATTCGCGGCTATGGTTGTCTCATTACTTCACGGCGGGGAGAGTCGTTATGTACTGGGACGATACTATCATCTTTGGTTTGGTCACCGTGGTGCTTGCGGTTGTATTCATGGTCGGTTGGGTTGCATTTATCGTTCGCGACCACCGTCGTAAGAAGAACAGCCACACAAAGGTTTCTACTCATTCACAGCCTCATGGCATCAGCCATTAGTGAATGCTTTAAAGGCTTGAAGCGTAGGATGTAGTGATAGCGAACAGCGTTTTTGATTAGCACCAGTTGTCAGGGGAGGATGTTTACTTGGTTAGTAAACTTCCAGTCGCCGGCCCGTTTGGGTCGGCTTTTTTTATTTCAGTTTTCAACCCAATGAATGTAAAATTTAATGAAATAATTCACGATACTTAACTGGATGCATGCGATGTGGACCAGCCGGGCAGAAAACAGGCAGCAAGTATTGAGGGTGTTATTGGCAATCAGCAGTCTGGTGGTGGCCTGTAACGTAGCTGCCCAGTCCTCAGTAACACTGCTTGATAACGATAAAGTTCTGGATATCCCTATCGATACCATTGGTTCGGTTCTGCCGCGTCAGCATTTTGAACTTTATGACCCTTACCAAGGGCATCAAGTTAACATGCAGGGCGTTATGTTTCGTGACTTTCTGGCGCTGCATTTTGATGAAGTTCCGCCTGCCCTGCGTTTTACCGCCTGGGATGATTACCAGGTGACGCTGAGTGGCTGGGATGACCCTAATTGGTATCTGGTCACTCATGAAGAGGGCGCGCCAATCAGCTTGCGTGAACGTGGGCCCTTGCGTCTGGTTGAACGTGATTACGGTGATCGTGATACAGAAAATCTGCGCGAGTTCAATGACTGGATCTGGATGATCCGTAGCATTGAGGCAGTATGGTAACGCCACCTAAGCCATCTTCCGCTGAAAAGTCGCCCTTTCATTCACTTAACCGGCAAGCTCGTCATAAGCCTAAATGGTTCAAGCGCTATCTCAGCTGGCTGTCGTTAAGCCTGATGAGCTTTCTTGCCTTGATGCTGGTGATTGTCTATGAATCACGCTGGGTCTATCCGGAGATACAGGCCTACTTCAGCCAGACGGGTAACCTGACGGGTCAGCAGTTAGCCACCCGTTCCCGTGAGTACCTTCAGGATATTCAGGCTGAGATACTGTCAGAAGATGTTAGCGGCGCGTCAGCGGCTGGCGGATCGCCTATGTTAACCAAGCTTGACCTTGCTTATGGGTTGTTTGATGTATCGGTTTACCATGAGTACGCTTGCACGCAGGAAAGCCTGCGGTTATTGGATACCTTGTCACAGGCGATTTCAGCACAGTTGATAAGCAATCTGGAGGCGGCTCGTCAACTGCATCGCCCCGTCAAGTGTCTCACTGAAATAGAAAAGGATCAGCTTGATCGGCGCGGCGAAGCAATCAATCGTTTTGCTGACAGCACTCGCAGCCATAACCAGCTGGTGACCTCTATTAGTCTGGTAATTTTCCTGGTGGGGTTGCTGTTCTGGTGGATGCACGAGCGCCAGCTGAGAAAAGTTGAAAAAGCCACCCGCGAGACACTGGCCTGGATTCAGCGCGCCTTACATGACCCGCTGACGGGAGTAGGTAACCGCAGTGCGCTGAATGAGGATTTAGCGGCCTTGCAGGGAACTTCACTGGGGTTGATCCTGATTGATGTAGATTTCTTCAAGCAGTACAACGACACTCTGGGGCACCCTCAGGGAGACAAGCTATTGTTGACCCTTACCTCACTGATGGCGAATGCCTTTAAGGTAGAAGCAAGGCTATATCGTCTGGGAGGCGATGAATTTGCAGCGCTTCTTCCCTGTCAAAGCCGAGCAGAGCTGGAAGCATTTTGTGATCAGCTGGTGAGTCAGGTGAGGCATGCGGCCTTGCCGCATCCCTCCCATCCTCAGCATAAAGCGGTGACGCTGAGTATCGGCGCTACCCGTTTTTGCGCGGGTCAAAGCGCTTATTCACAGATTTATCAGAACGCCGATCATGCCCTCTACGACGTGAAAGCCGCAGGGCGAGATAGTTGGCGCGTCGTTGATTAGAACAATGAGTCGTTGATGAGAGCAAGGGTTAGCGCCAGTTTCGTTGCCAGGCGCGCATCACGCGTTCCGGGTACCAGGTCTTGCCAAGGCTACCGTTATAGCGCGCCAGGGCGCGGGTGAAGTCGCCGTTTTCGACCGCCAGATAATGGGCCAGAATCGTGCAGCCGTAGCGCAGGTTTCTGGCGGGATCCTTGAGATTGTCGGCGGCAAGGCCAAGCTCCTCAATCCAGAATGGCATGATCTGCATCAGCCCAACCGCGCCGGCTGACGATACGGCATCTGCCCTGAAAGCACTCTCGACTTCAATCAGTGCCAATATTAGCGAAGGAGGAAGCCCCGCCAGCGAGGCTTCCTGATAGACACGCTGCAAAATCAAAGCGTGTAGATCCGCTGATGAGACAAAGCGGGCAAGCCGGGGTGACATCTTTTTTTCCCAGCGCTGTTGTTGTGAATTGGCTGGTGAGGTTGCCTGAGACGCTGCCTCAAAGGTAGGCACCAGGGCCTGCTCGGCGCTGGCCAGTGCAACAGGGCTGAAAAGCCAGCCGATTACCAGCCAGGCCGCTAGCCGAGGCATCTTCAGGGCCAACCCAATATCCATCCTGAGGGCTACCCTGATAAGGGCTACCGAGCGCGCCGCCGTCTGCCAGAGGCGGCGGCGCGACGGGGTAGCGCGATAATTAACTGAGCCCGGCCTTATCACGCAGAAAATCAACCACGCTGTCGGCCGCAATCATGGTGACATCGCTGTCGCGGCGGCCCTTGTATTCCAGCTCACCCTTGTCCAGGCCGCGGTCACCAATCACCAGGCGATGAGGAACGCCCATCAGCTCCAGATCAGCAAACTTGACGCCTGGGCGGGTGTCGCGGTCATCCAGCAAAACATCCAGCCCGGCGGCGCTGAGCGTCTGATAGAGGCGTTCGGATTCTTCCCGTATCCGCTGTGATTTATGGGCGTTCATGGGCACCAGCGCCACCTGGAAAGGAGCAATGGCATTGGGCCAGATAATCCCGGAGGCATCGTGGTTCTGTTCAATGGCCGCAGCGACCACCCGGGTGATGCCGATTCCGTAGCAGCCCATCCAGGGGTGGCTGGTCTTGCCGTTATCGCCCAGCACGTTGGCATTCATGGCCTTGGAGTACTTCTGGCCCAGCTGGAAGACATGGCCCACTTCAATGCCGCGCTTGATCGCCAGGGTGCCCTGGCCGTCTGGTGAGGGGTCACCTTCCACCACGTTGCGCAGGTCGGCGACTTCCGGCAGAGGCGCATCACGCTCCCAGTTAATGCCGAAGTAGTGCTTGCCATCCGTATTGGCACCGGCGCCGAAATCGCTCATCAGAGCCACACTGCGGTCGATAATAATCGGCATTTCGAGCCCGACCGGACCCAGTGAGCCAGGGCCTGCACCGACAACGGCACGAATTTCTTCTTCATTGGCCATGGTCAGCGGGGTAGCCACCCGGGGGTGATTCTCCGCTTTGACTTCATTCAGTTCATGGTCGCCGCGCACCAGCAAGGCAATCAGGCCGCCTTCCGCTGCGTGAACCATCAGGGTCTTGATGGTTTTTTCGATAGGCAGGTTGTGCTGTTCGACCAGGGTGGCAATGGTTTTGGCATTAGGGGTGTCAACCAGGGTCATTTCCTGGCTTGGGGCCGGGCGTTCCTGTGGGCTGTTGAGGGGCGCAGGCAGGGCTTCGGCTTTTTCCATATTGGCGGCATAGTCAGAGCCTGTGGAGAAGACGATGTCATCCTCGCCGGAATCTGCCAGTACGTGGAATTCATGGGAGCCGGTGCCGCCAATCGAACCGTTATCCGCAATCACCGGGCGGAAATCCAGTCCCAGGCGCGTGAAGATACGCGTGTAGGCGTCGTACATGGCCTGGTAGGTGTCCTGCAGCGACGCTTCATCCAGGTGGAAGGAGTAGGCATCCTTCATGATGAATTCACGCGAGCGCATGACCCCAAAGCGCGGACGGATTTCATCACGGAATTTGGTCTGGATCTGATAAAAGTTGACCGGCAACTGCTTATAGCTGGCAATTTCCCTGCGTACCAGGTCGGTGATGACCTCTTCATGGGTCGGGCCCACGCAATAGTCGCGTTCGTGGCGATCCTTGAGGCGCAAAAGTTCCGGGCCGTATTGCTCCCAGCGGCCGGATTCCTGCCACAGTTCTGCTGGTTGAACCGCTGGCATCAGCACTTCCTGTGCGCCTGCACGGTTCATTTCTTCACGCACGATGGTTTCTACCTTGCGCAGGGTGCGCAGGCCCAGCGGCAGCCAGGTGTAAAGCCCGGATGTCAGGCGGCGAATCATCCCGGCCCGCAGCATCAGCTGGTGGCTGATAACTTCGGCATCGGCGGGCGTTTCTTTAAGCGTGGCAATCAGTAGTTGGCTGGCGCGCATGAGGTGGGTATTCCCTTGATATTGAGTCAGTTAGATGAAGAGCAACAGAATAACAGTCTCTGAGCCTGCTGCCTTACAATCAGGAGGTGTTGCTAGTGAAATCGCAGATTATGTTTTGATATCGGTATTGTACGGCGAAGCGTTGATAGCGGCAAAACGTCAGCGGCTGATAAGTTTGGGTGGCTTGGGTTTTGGTTGTTCTTCATGCTGCCCTGCATGGTAATATCCATGACTACTTTTCTTATAGATGGCATCCGTGATTCTGATGTCAAATTTTGTGTTTTTGAGGTTAACCGATAATGAAAAATTCAGCTGTTAGCAAGCATTCAGGTGGGCGTTGTATACACGGTGAGCGTTTAACTCCTTGGTTGAAAGGCGCCGTGGTTGCCATCTGTGTGGTCGCGCTGACCGGCTGTGGCACTATCTTCTATCCTGAACGTAAAGGGCAAATCAGCGGCGAGATCGACCCTATCGTGGCGGTTGCCAATGGCGTTGGCCTGCTATTCTTCCTGGTGCCCGGTGTGATCGCTTATGCGGTGGACTTTTCCAATGGCACCATTTATCTGCCGGGAACTCATTCGTCCAGCCTGGACGTTCAGCGCCTTGAAGATGCCACCGATACCCAGGCGCTGGAAAATTTGCTGTCTCAGAAAGCAGGCCAGCCAGTTTCGCTCAACAGTGAGCTTTTGAGGGTTGAAGAGGTAGAAAGCCTCGATGAAGCACTGGCCCTGGTGCGTATGTCAGGTGTACAGGACGACAAGAAGCTCGGCACCTTCTAGATTATTTTTGCTAGACAGTTAGCCTATGCGATTATCCAGATAGCGCTGGAACTCTAGGGGTTGATCAGTAATGGCACTATCGACTCCCCAGTGCCAGTAAGGTGCAAAGGCGCTGGGGTCATTGACGGTATAACAGAGTAACGCATAGCCCGCCTGTTTGATGGCTTCAGCCTGAGCGCGCTTCAGGCGATACCATGATGGATGAAGGCTGAAGGCTTGCAGGCGTTGACATTGAGCCTGCCAGTCAGTTGGCAGAGCGTCGCAGAGAATGCCTAATGCCAGTGTCTGGGCGTCTGCCTGTTCCCGGCAGGCTTGCAGGGCCTGCTGATTGAACGATGAAATAAGCAGTCGTTCTGAAGGCAGTTCAGC from Halomonas sp. CH40 includes these protein-coding regions:
- a CDS encoding SEC-C domain-containing protein, which translates into the protein MLAVWVEQLLGFASGALSAIRQNEHYPDFMTWVRAHGGDYFGGDATQAQALAPIVWSQTPLERLDFSSQPLATPGRNEPCWCDSGRKFKHCCSQVEFPTDIPPQMMWMLSLREWKGATLKAALASGKAPAQSLLEAGLIAAESGQSGRAMQILESLFDGSDWTRLPEQAEPAFEILLDIYQERGFNRKRADLLDEVLERGPMFLRGVALERLCLTYLDGDDLDSARAAFVRAQQALPDSPTLAYIEAMLLLHEGHEEEAKARADFWYRRLVRKGELDEDQLDFLAALAENPGATLADQLLSAEDDLATPLVALQSLLAALTTAPKLDIRARGERLDYHVSAREATLFATWHAEFQVMVDTDIALGFVDDPWDNAVGWMSALCAHPEWLDSPQVVQDLALALTSRFGSLPWMAPSLLEPLALRLDRWLDQARAAGDGNLCWDDADNAILLRTGLALVVGMERGARQHSRQLAEKMLLVNREDSLGLLELVLDQLLRDDRNADALKLLEEHRDDGSMALNILFGRALAHFRLEHYQEAASILEDIQRYNRHAIELLGADNPRPMKPSWDGNIDPGTRGEAWQYRTLMRDQWRATPGALAWLSSYR
- a CDS encoding MFS transporter, encoding MPTPTPQRSWRDAFAVYWHAPVITMLFLGFSAGLPFLLVFSTLSAWLRSDGVEVAAIGFFAWVGMLYSIKFFWAPIVDRLALPVLTRSFGQRRGWMLLAQAMMVAGLVGLASLEPQGNLVWVAVFALLVAFGSATQDIAIDAFRIESADDDIQAAMASTYIIGYRGGLMAAGAGALFVAAATSWNIAYLCMAALVGVGVITVLLRPEPARNSLTIQLAHEPKVRAFLRASRGKPRWLRRLGAWSIGAIICPFSDFFRRYGMKALWVLVFIGVFRISDLAMASMANPLYIDLGFSLATIANVTNIFGIAMSVTGGILGGLLVARYGIGPLLILGAVMVMLTNLLFALLAMIGNQLPMLVVTIVGDNLANGLASAVFIAFLSSLTSRAYTATQYALFSSLMTLPGKFISGFGGIMVTSQGYASFFVAAALLGLPAVALAIWVSRDKQLVPAPKVVST
- a CDS encoding peptidylprolyl isomerase; the protein is MSIAAHQVVTLHYVLSDVQHDGEKQVLDDSEARQQPLEYLHGHNNIVPGLEQALEGQTAGSELSVTLMPADAYGIRNEALVQEVSRNSFGNAELEIGSRFQTEGEAGPQIVTVVALEGDQVTVDTNHPLAGRTLRYKVKILDVRDATRAELAKGHPLPPGTDHSKVEDRKVL
- a CDS encoding GGDEF domain-containing protein — protein: MVTPPKPSSAEKSPFHSLNRQARHKPKWFKRYLSWLSLSLMSFLALMLVIVYESRWVYPEIQAYFSQTGNLTGQQLATRSREYLQDIQAEILSEDVSGASAAGGSPMLTKLDLAYGLFDVSVYHEYACTQESLRLLDTLSQAISAQLISNLEAARQLHRPVKCLTEIEKDQLDRRGEAINRFADSTRSHNQLVTSISLVIFLVGLLFWWMHERQLRKVEKATRETLAWIQRALHDPLTGVGNRSALNEDLAALQGTSLGLILIDVDFFKQYNDTLGHPQGDKLLLTLTSLMANAFKVEARLYRLGGDEFAALLPCQSRAELEAFCDQLVSQVRHAALPHPSHPQHKAVTLSIGATRFCAGQSAYSQIYQNADHALYDVKAAGRDSWRVVD
- a CDS encoding transglycosylase SLT domain-containing protein — protein: MDIGLALKMPRLAAWLVIGWLFSPVALASAEQALVPTFEAASQATSPANSQQQRWEKKMSPRLARFVSSADLHALILQRVYQEASLAGLPPSLILALIEVESAFRADAVSSAGAVGLMQIMPFWIEELGLAADNLKDPARNLRYGCTILAHYLAVENGDFTRALARYNGSLGKTWYPERVMRAWQRNWR
- a CDS encoding proline--tRNA ligase, whose translation is MRASQLLIATLKETPADAEVISHQLMLRAGMIRRLTSGLYTWLPLGLRTLRKVETIVREEMNRAGAQEVLMPAVQPAELWQESGRWEQYGPELLRLKDRHERDYCVGPTHEEVITDLVRREIASYKQLPVNFYQIQTKFRDEIRPRFGVMRSREFIMKDAYSFHLDEASLQDTYQAMYDAYTRIFTRLGLDFRPVIADNGSIGGTGSHEFHVLADSGEDDIVFSTGSDYAANMEKAEALPAPLNSPQERPAPSQEMTLVDTPNAKTIATLVEQHNLPIEKTIKTLMVHAAEGGLIALLVRGDHELNEVKAENHPRVATPLTMANEEEIRAVVGAGPGSLGPVGLEMPIIIDRSVALMSDFGAGANTDGKHYFGINWERDAPLPEVADLRNVVEGDPSPDGQGTLAIKRGIEVGHVFQLGQKYSKAMNANVLGDNGKTSHPWMGCYGIGITRVVAAAIEQNHDASGIIWPNAIAPFQVALVPMNAHKSQRIREESERLYQTLSAAGLDVLLDDRDTRPGVKFADLELMGVPHRLVIGDRGLDKGELEYKGRRDSDVTMIAADSVVDFLRDKAGLS